In the genome of Salinirussus salinus, one region contains:
- a CDS encoding PstS family phosphate ABC transporter substrate-binding protein, translated as MTQDDKRQSGRVSRRKFILGTGTAGAAALAGCSSSGGSNTPAETEADDDGGSSNTPEPSDDETGDNETEDTPTGSQSGPGTLRSGGSSTVYPPANTASSYWNGNRPADDAEYWPWEEYGLDNPEEYALADYFAGLYGFERRDDANPPFPWTVALSHSGTGVRKVRDGLVDLGNSSGNVEDELPDRDSYEDFVDHVVAVDGQPIVVSSEIAEAGLDGIDGQTLKDLYKGRIDNWQEIDSSLPDREVLVLGRVTGSGTRTSFVSNVFDNPEEETTVANRYGQNQRLAQAIAQADNAISYLALAFLDTDGVSPISLTWEGTTYTYEDDQNGLDSQDYPLSRDLHMYTWQGTDNREAAAIYMCLTEFGQDTFVAPNDYFTLGESRRQAQIEKLPDQNPVWE; from the coding sequence ATGACGCAAGACGACAAGCGTCAGTCCGGGCGGGTATCGCGGCGTAAATTCATCCTGGGGACGGGGACGGCCGGTGCGGCCGCGCTGGCCGGCTGTTCGAGTTCGGGCGGCAGCAACACGCCCGCGGAGACCGAGGCCGACGACGATGGCGGCTCCTCGAACACTCCGGAGCCGTCGGACGACGAGACCGGAGACAACGAGACCGAGGACACCCCTACGGGGAGCCAGAGCGGGCCGGGCACCCTGCGCTCGGGCGGCTCCTCGACGGTGTATCCGCCGGCGAACACGGCTTCGTCGTACTGGAACGGGAACCGGCCGGCCGACGACGCCGAGTACTGGCCCTGGGAGGAGTACGGGCTCGACAACCCCGAGGAGTACGCGCTGGCTGACTACTTCGCCGGCCTGTACGGCTTCGAGCGCAGGGACGACGCCAACCCGCCGTTCCCGTGGACGGTCGCGCTCTCCCACTCCGGGACGGGCGTCCGGAAGGTCCGGGACGGCCTCGTCGACCTTGGCAACTCCTCGGGGAACGTCGAGGACGAGCTTCCCGACCGGGACTCCTACGAGGACTTCGTCGACCACGTGGTCGCCGTCGACGGCCAGCCGATCGTGGTCTCCTCGGAGATCGCCGAGGCGGGCCTGGACGGGATCGACGGCCAGACGCTGAAGGACCTCTACAAGGGCCGGATCGACAACTGGCAGGAGATCGACAGCAGCCTGCCCGACCGCGAGGTGCTCGTGCTCGGCCGCGTCACCGGGTCGGGCACCCGGACTTCCTTCGTCAGCAACGTCTTCGACAACCCCGAAGAGGAGACGACGGTCGCCAACCGCTACGGGCAGAACCAGCGCCTCGCGCAGGCGATCGCCCAGGCCGATAACGCGATCAGTTACCTCGCGCTGGCATTCCTCGACACCGACGGCGTCAGCCCCATCTCGCTGACCTGGGAGGGGACGACCTACACCTACGAGGACGACCAGAACGGGCTCGACTCCCAGGACTACCCGCTCTCGCGTGACCTCCACATGTACACGTGGCAGGGCACTGACAACCGGGAGGCCGCGGCGATCTACATGTGTCTGACCGAGTTCGGCCAGGACACGTTCGTCGCGCCCAACGACTACTTCACGCTGGGCGAGTCCCGGCGCCAGGCACAGATCGAGAAGCTGCCCGACCAGAACCCGGTCTGGGAGTAG
- the pstC gene encoding phosphate ABC transporter permease subunit PstC has translation MADGLTGRIREGIVGRIQALVAFVTAVPGRVVGFVLGLPGEIWHALVVLKRALVGAEPTPGDIALGAASSVTLLLTLVTFLGPNDLVAYPLAGFLLTMVVGWTTKQARTAKIITFVATVGTVITVGFITYYLFSSAWPAVEKWGAGLVAVPTGGSGEARWFFWLEGVLPQLGLPSGWNPAGGTYSLLPTIWATVVVTLIALLVAGPLGIFGALFIAEVASDRVREVVKPAVEVLAGIPSIVYGFLGFSVLNSFVQTSFLDQQASFLIAGTVVGVMALPTVVSVGEDALSSVPRSMSDGAIAMGATEWQTMKSISIPAALSGLSAAIILGLGRAVGETMAVAAIMAAGQGIPEPLYDVFGQSATLTSRIATSYGDATDNTLEVLFFAGVILFVIVALMSVLAQYIENRMQRNLQGER, from the coding sequence ATGGCCGATGGTCTGACCGGGAGGATACGAGAGGGGATCGTCGGACGCATCCAGGCGCTGGTTGCGTTCGTGACCGCAGTTCCGGGTCGGGTCGTCGGCTTCGTCCTGGGCTTGCCGGGAGAAATCTGGCACGCGCTGGTCGTGCTCAAGCGGGCCCTGGTCGGCGCCGAGCCCACGCCGGGCGACATCGCGCTCGGGGCCGCCAGCTCCGTCACCCTCCTGTTGACGCTGGTGACGTTTCTGGGACCCAACGACCTGGTCGCGTACCCGTTGGCCGGCTTCTTGCTGACGATGGTCGTCGGCTGGACGACCAAACAGGCCCGCACGGCGAAGATCATCACCTTCGTCGCCACCGTCGGGACCGTGATCACGGTCGGGTTCATCACCTACTACCTCTTCTCGAGTGCGTGGCCGGCCGTCGAGAAGTGGGGAGCCGGGCTGGTCGCCGTGCCGACCGGCGGGAGCGGCGAGGCACGGTGGTTCTTCTGGCTCGAAGGGGTTCTGCCACAGCTCGGGTTACCCAGCGGGTGGAACCCCGCCGGCGGGACCTACTCGCTGTTGCCGACCATCTGGGCGACGGTCGTCGTCACCCTCATTGCGTTGCTCGTCGCCGGCCCGCTCGGGATCTTCGGCGCGCTGTTCATCGCCGAGGTGGCCAGCGACCGCGTGCGCGAGGTGGTGAAGCCAGCCGTGGAGGTGCTCGCGGGCATCCCCTCCATCGTCTACGGCTTTCTGGGCTTCTCGGTGCTGAACAGTTTCGTCCAGACCTCCTTTCTCGACCAGCAGGCCAGCTTCCTGATCGCCGGCACGGTCGTCGGGGTGATGGCGCTGCCGACGGTCGTCTCCGTCGGGGAGGACGCCCTCTCGAGCGTCCCGCGGTCGATGAGCGACGGCGCCATCGCCATGGGCGCCACGGAGTGGCAGACGATGAAGAGCATCTCCATCCCCGCGGCGCTGTCGGGGCTATCGGCGGCGATCATCCTCGGGCTCGGCCGGGCGGTCGGGGAGACGATGGCCGTCGCGGCGATCATGGCCGCCGGCCAGGGCATCCCGGAGCCGCTGTACGACGTCTTCGGGCAGAGCGCCACGCTGACCTCCCGGATCGCCACCTCCTACGGCGACGCCACGGACAACACCCTCGAGGTGCTGTTTTTCGCGGGCGTCATCCTCTTCGTCATCGTCGCCCTGATGAGCGTCCTCGCGCAGTACATCGAGAATCGCATGCAGCGGAACCTCCAGGGTGAACGATGA
- the pstA gene encoding phosphate ABC transporter permease PstA, translating to MSEGYARENELVSEQSNYYDRALDTSVALSVVGFLLGLVTLVDAVALDTGGAALNSLFLTLLVLGVGGVATVGLFSALGIVPITSQRVRGVGVGLLVGLTLLAVVSAPMGTGLNLATLLGLLLVGQGLVVGAAGVVSRLGVVRNEPASSAGLLAGVAFGVVGLLVGGALAATLFGGTLTWVVAVAAGVGLFVLTVFPREDVSSTAPAALLLVTLGTTVATAVVGVGWEWDPQSLQGGFTGGVVVPLFTLFGSMVSGWAAAKSRAGFGARGRQYGAFLLINLNALLMVAAMVSIVFFVASQGVTYAFHGFRIGALTALVLLSPLLVGTLSWARSPAGTDEWHSAARQLFRALPLAVLGALAAGLLSVVVTGDAIEIPFVYDVLQNRELVPTDTTVRVTPELTVGTLLVAIPGAVVFVYFLRKYGSLSGVGSELPNQRTLQRALGLTMGSTVLLTLALAVFGETPFGLPVAGTLGLAAVYAGTLAAAALAVAALLGLFVGEGSPAERAHERAQAVKVGLFGALGLLAAVVFLQPAAGVNPSVGPANLVPAVGVLAAVAALAVALVTALARRSVAPDEPADRLRRRVVGEETTLGLAAAAGFLTIAALHVAVTGADFTLLGVTIGYTGTLSWPMVMSPYIPLGPEPGGILPAVVGTVWLVVGASLFAVPLAVGAAVFLTEYAEQGKFTALVEVATNALWSTPSVVFGLFGAAFLIPRLGESEGLLIGMLVLGFMLLPLVLITSREAVKAVPDEYRDASAALGVNQWQTIRSVVLPAALPGVITGVILGVGRIAGETAPLILVLGSTLNETEAIDVFGSFQFTAQPPFVYNGALLEATAALPTQVWAVITAGVSGSPSMGWASAFVLLTVVLGFYAIGILTRTYFRRKLDHE from the coding sequence ATGAGCGAGGGATACGCACGCGAGAACGAACTCGTCAGCGAGCAGTCGAACTACTACGACCGCGCACTGGACACCTCCGTCGCGCTCTCGGTCGTCGGCTTCCTGCTCGGGCTGGTCACCCTCGTCGACGCCGTCGCGCTCGATACGGGCGGCGCGGCGCTGAACTCGCTGTTTCTGACCCTGCTCGTCCTCGGGGTCGGCGGCGTCGCGACCGTCGGGCTGTTCTCCGCACTCGGCATCGTCCCGATAACGTCACAGCGCGTCCGCGGCGTCGGCGTGGGGCTGCTCGTCGGCCTGACACTGCTGGCGGTCGTCTCCGCCCCCATGGGGACCGGACTCAACCTGGCGACGCTGCTTGGCCTGTTGCTGGTCGGCCAGGGACTGGTCGTCGGGGCCGCGGGCGTCGTCTCGCGGCTGGGTGTCGTCCGGAACGAACCAGCGAGCAGCGCCGGCCTGCTCGCCGGCGTGGCCTTCGGCGTCGTCGGCCTGCTCGTCGGCGGCGCGCTCGCCGCGACCCTGTTCGGCGGCACCCTGACCTGGGTCGTCGCGGTCGCCGCGGGCGTCGGCCTGTTTGTGCTCACCGTGTTCCCCCGCGAGGACGTCTCCTCGACGGCCCCGGCGGCGCTGTTGCTGGTGACGCTCGGGACGACCGTCGCGACCGCGGTGGTCGGCGTCGGCTGGGAGTGGGACCCCCAGAGCCTCCAGGGCGGGTTCACCGGCGGCGTGGTGGTCCCGCTGTTCACCCTGTTCGGGTCGATGGTCTCCGGGTGGGCCGCCGCGAAGTCCCGGGCGGGCTTTGGCGCCCGCGGGCGCCAGTACGGCGCCTTCCTGCTGATCAACCTGAACGCACTCCTGATGGTCGCCGCGATGGTCTCGATCGTCTTCTTCGTCGCGTCCCAGGGCGTGACCTACGCCTTCCACGGGTTCCGGATCGGCGCGCTGACCGCGCTCGTGCTCCTCTCGCCGCTTCTGGTCGGGACGCTCAGCTGGGCGCGCTCGCCGGCCGGCACCGACGAGTGGCACTCGGCGGCCCGCCAGCTATTCAGAGCGCTCCCGCTGGCGGTGCTGGGCGCGCTCGCCGCGGGACTCCTCTCGGTCGTCGTCACCGGCGACGCCATCGAGATCCCCTTCGTCTACGACGTGCTCCAGAACCGGGAGCTGGTGCCCACGGACACGACGGTCCGGGTGACGCCGGAACTCACCGTCGGGACGCTGCTGGTCGCCATCCCCGGGGCGGTGGTGTTCGTCTACTTCCTGCGCAAGTACGGCAGCCTCAGCGGGGTCGGGAGCGAGCTGCCGAACCAGCGGACGCTCCAGCGCGCGCTCGGGCTGACGATGGGCTCGACCGTCCTGCTGACGCTCGCCCTCGCCGTCTTCGGGGAGACGCCGTTCGGGCTCCCCGTCGCCGGGACGCTGGGGCTCGCGGCCGTCTACGCCGGCACGCTGGCCGCGGCGGCGCTCGCGGTGGCCGCCCTCCTCGGACTCTTCGTCGGCGAGGGGAGCCCCGCCGAGCGGGCACACGAACGCGCGCAGGCGGTCAAGGTCGGGCTGTTCGGGGCGCTCGGCCTGCTGGCCGCCGTCGTCTTCCTCCAGCCGGCGGCCGGGGTGAACCCCTCGGTCGGGCCGGCCAATCTGGTCCCGGCGGTGGGGGTGCTCGCCGCCGTGGCCGCCCTCGCCGTCGCCCTCGTGACGGCGCTCGCCCGCCGGTCGGTCGCTCCCGACGAGCCGGCCGACCGGCTCCGGCGGCGGGTGGTCGGCGAGGAGACGACGCTCGGGCTCGCGGCGGCGGCCGGCTTCCTCACGATCGCTGCCCTGCACGTCGCCGTCACGGGTGCGGACTTCACGCTTCTGGGTGTGACCATCGGCTACACGGGAACCCTGTCCTGGCCGATGGTGATGTCGCCGTACATCCCGCTGGGGCCCGAGCCCGGCGGGATCCTCCCGGCCGTCGTCGGGACGGTCTGGCTGGTGGTCGGCGCCTCCCTGTTCGCGGTACCGCTGGCCGTCGGTGCGGCGGTCTTCCTCACCGAGTACGCCGAGCAGGGGAAGTTCACCGCCCTGGTGGAGGTCGCCACGAACGCGCTGTGGAGCACCCCGAGCGTGGTCTTTGGACTCTTTGGCGCCGCCTTCCTCATCCCCCGGCTCGGGGAGAGCGAGGGGCTGCTGATCGGGATGCTCGTCCTCGGGTTCATGCTGCTGCCGCTGGTGTTGATCACCAGCCGCGAGGCGGTCAAGGCCGTCCCCGACGAGTACCGCGACGCCAGCGCGGCCCTCGGGGTGAACCAGTGGCAGACGATCCGGAGCGTCGTCCTGCCGGCGGCGCTGCCGGGCGTGATCACGGGGGTCATCCTGGGCGTCGGCCGGATCGCCGGGGAGACCGCCCCGCTGATCCTCGTGCTCGGCTCGACGCTCAACGAGACCGAGGCCATCGACGTGTTCGGCAGCTTCCAGTTCACCGCCCAGCCACCGTTCGTCTACAACGGGGCCCTGCTGGAGGCGACGGCGGCCCTGCCCACGCAGGTGTGGGCGGTCATCACCGCCGGCGTCAGCGGGTCGCCGTCGATGGGGTGGGCCTCCGCCTTTGTCCTGCTGACGGTCGTGCTTGGTTTCTACGCCATCGGGATCCTGACCCGAACCTACTTCAGGAGGAAACTCGATCATGAGTGA
- the pstB gene encoding phosphate ABC transporter ATP-binding protein PstB, with protein sequence MSESVTDTDLGAEPETERADAGVTTTAGESVEEARPEWTDYGFDGPPKLTVEDLNVWYGDECAIDDVSMEIPENSVTALIGPSGCGKSTFLRSLNRMNDRIKSARVDGSVELDGMEVYDPNTNLVELRKRIGMVFQSPNPFPKSIRDNVSYGPRKHGEIEKGLLARLLGRDDTDEEAELVERALRQAALWEEVNDRLDDNALGLSGGQQQRLCIARCLAVGPDVILMDEPASALDPIATSKIEDLVEELAEDYTVVIVTHNMQQAARISDQTAVFLTGGELIEYDSTDKIFENPESQRVEDYISGKFG encoded by the coding sequence ATGAGTGAATCAGTCACCGACACCGACCTGGGAGCTGAACCGGAGACCGAACGAGCGGACGCCGGCGTCACGACGACCGCCGGCGAGAGCGTCGAGGAAGCCCGGCCGGAGTGGACCGACTACGGCTTCGACGGGCCGCCGAAGCTGACCGTCGAGGACCTCAACGTCTGGTACGGCGACGAGTGCGCGATCGACGACGTCTCGATGGAGATCCCGGAAAACAGCGTCACCGCGCTGATCGGCCCCTCGGGGTGTGGGAAGTCCACGTTCCTGCGCTCGCTCAACCGGATGAACGACCGGATCAAGTCCGCGCGGGTCGACGGGTCGGTCGAACTCGACGGCATGGAGGTGTACGACCCCAACACCAACCTCGTCGAGCTGCGCAAGCGGATCGGGATGGTGTTCCAGTCGCCCAACCCCTTCCCCAAGTCGATCCGGGACAACGTCTCCTATGGCCCCCGAAAGCACGGCGAGATCGAGAAGGGGTTGCTGGCCCGGCTGCTGGGTCGGGACGACACCGACGAGGAGGCCGAACTCGTCGAGCGGGCGCTCCGGCAGGCCGCGCTCTGGGAGGAGGTCAACGACCGGCTCGACGACAACGCGCTGGGGCTCTCGGGCGGCCAGCAGCAACGCCTGTGCATCGCCCGGTGTCTCGCGGTCGGCCCCGACGTCATCCTGATGGACGAGCCGGCGTCCGCACTCGACCCGATCGCCACCTCGAAGATCGAGGACCTCGTCGAGGAGCTGGCCGAGGACTACACGGTGGTGATCGTCACCCACAACATGCAGCAGGCCGCCCGCATTTCGGACCAGACGGCCGTCTTCCTCACCGGCGGCGAGCTCATCGAGTACGACAGCACGGACAAGATCTTCGAGAACCCCGAGAGCCAGCGCGTCGAGGACTACATCTCCGGCAAGTTCGGGTGA
- the phoU gene encoding phosphate signaling complex protein PhoU has product MARDTYQDELDGLREGVLAMGALVTDRLDDALGCLATGDADRARALIEGDEDVNDRYVDLEERCVELYALQQPVASDLRFVTASFKILTDLERVGDLATNLAGYATAGEREPAAGVQFAELQGIGREALALVERALAAYGSGDAAACRQVAADDDEIDALCHRAGETVARDLIEREADGSAWGVEALLDDVSRLLLTIRDIERVGDHAVNIAARTLYMVENERELIY; this is encoded by the coding sequence ATGGCACGCGACACCTACCAGGACGAGCTGGACGGGCTCCGGGAGGGGGTGCTCGCGATGGGCGCGCTCGTCACCGACCGGCTCGACGACGCGCTGGGGTGTCTCGCGACCGGCGACGCCGACCGCGCCCGGGCCCTCATCGAGGGTGACGAGGACGTCAACGACCGCTATGTCGACCTCGAGGAGCGCTGTGTGGAGCTGTACGCCCTCCAGCAGCCGGTCGCAAGCGACCTGCGCTTTGTCACGGCCTCGTTCAAGATCCTCACCGACCTCGAACGGGTCGGCGACCTGGCGACCAACCTCGCCGGCTACGCGACCGCCGGCGAGCGCGAGCCCGCCGCGGGCGTCCAGTTCGCCGAACTCCAGGGGATAGGGCGGGAGGCGCTGGCGCTGGTCGAGCGTGCGCTCGCGGCCTACGGGAGCGGCGACGCCGCGGCCTGCCGGCAGGTTGCCGCGGACGACGACGAGATCGACGCGCTCTGTCACCGGGCCGGCGAGACCGTCGCCCGCGACCTCATCGAGCGCGAGGCCGACGGGAGCGCCTGGGGCGTCGAGGCGCTGCTCGACGACGTCTCCCGGCTCCTGCTGACGATCCGGGACATCGAGCGGGTCGGCGACCACGCGGTCAACATCGCCGCCCGGACGCTGTACATGGTCGAGAACGAGCGGGAGCTGATCTACTGA
- a CDS encoding phosphate uptake regulator PhoU, with protein METRKVQQVGGGTYTVSLPKEWAEREGVTAGTEVALYAHIDGTLAVRAGDRERAPDGPIAVPVDDDPGAVERVVRAGYAAGSTELRLDSPGGLSAEQERALQRVGRGLTGVAIGESEDGATVRTLVDPGEVSVRQSVRQLQYVALSMHRDALAALDGAGMADPGDRDDQADRLYALVERHLTRGLARLGEVDALGLDRSELFELWATARELERVADHAERVARTAAELDAGGGGPVGDIDDLACGARAVVEDAVGLVVDGRGLEAAHEVLRARDRVRDEGEALDRRLFEAEGVDYRLTRVLDSVVRTAEHGGNIAEVGLQRALRRERADAPAPST; from the coding sequence ATGGAGACCCGAAAGGTCCAGCAGGTCGGCGGCGGAACGTACACGGTCTCGCTGCCCAAGGAGTGGGCCGAGCGCGAGGGGGTAACCGCCGGGACCGAGGTGGCGCTGTACGCCCACATCGACGGGACGCTCGCGGTCCGGGCCGGGGACCGAGAGCGGGCGCCGGACGGACCGATCGCGGTTCCGGTCGACGACGACCCCGGTGCCGTCGAGCGCGTCGTCCGGGCGGGTTATGCGGCCGGCAGCACCGAGCTCCGCTTGGACTCTCCCGGCGGACTCTCAGCCGAGCAGGAACGGGCCCTCCAGCGGGTGGGTCGGGGGCTCACCGGCGTCGCCATCGGCGAAAGCGAGGACGGCGCCACCGTCCGGACACTGGTCGACCCCGGCGAGGTGTCGGTCCGCCAGTCCGTCCGCCAGCTCCAGTACGTCGCCCTCTCGATGCACCGCGACGCGCTCGCGGCGCTGGACGGCGCGGGGATGGCCGACCCCGGCGACCGGGACGACCAGGCCGACCGGCTGTACGCCCTCGTCGAGCGCCACCTCACCCGCGGGCTCGCCCGGCTGGGCGAGGTGGACGCGCTCGGCCTGGACCGGTCCGAGCTGTTCGAGCTGTGGGCGACCGCCCGCGAGCTCGAGCGGGTCGCCGACCACGCCGAGCGGGTCGCCCGCACCGCGGCGGAACTCGACGCCGGCGGTGGCGGTCCGGTCGGCGACATCGACGACCTCGCCTGCGGGGCCCGGGCGGTCGTCGAGGACGCCGTCGGGCTGGTCGTCGACGGTCGCGGGCTGGAGGCCGCCCACGAGGTGTTGCGCGCCCGCGACCGGGTCAGAGACGAAGGGGAGGCGCTGGACCGCCGGCTGTTCGAAGCCGAGGGGGTCGACTACCGGCTGACCCGCGTGCTCGACAGCGTCGTCCGGACCGCGGAACACGGCGGCAACATCGCCGAGGTCGGCCTCCAGCGCGCGCTGCGCCGCGAGCGGGCGGACGCGCCGGCCCCGAGCACGTAA
- a CDS encoding dihydrolipoyl dehydrogenase family protein encodes MTREYDVLVVGGGTGNNVAAAAADAGLETALVEKGPLGGTCLNRGCNPSKMLIQAATAANHVREAGKFHVDATLDGVDFAAVVDGMDETLSALADGMEAGYRGKEGLTIYDDEAAFVDERTVEVGGERVSGERVVVAAGSRPLVPPIDGLDEVDYLTSTDALYLREQPDSLVVMGGGYIAVELGYFFESMGTDVTVIEMMDSLVPREDPEVAEAFTEIARGRHEVYTGHRVTAVEPDGDGVRVHAETEGGEAVAVGGDELLVALGRRPNTDTLNVEAAGIETDDAGFVVTDDRLRTSAEGVWAQGDIADNAMFKHSGDHETEVTVANVVHEEGATVDFAAMPHAIFTEPQIAGVGRTEAELEEAGVDYEVGHQSLPETPMGRAKKLEEGFVKVLAAPDGEVLGCHILGYEASTMIHEVVVGMRRGEGTVEDIADTIHAHPTLNKAVEYAFDELA; translated from the coding sequence ATGACCCGCGAGTACGACGTCCTCGTTGTCGGCGGCGGCACCGGCAACAACGTCGCGGCCGCGGCCGCCGACGCCGGCCTCGAGACCGCACTGGTCGAGAAGGGACCGCTCGGCGGGACCTGTCTCAACCGCGGCTGCAACCCCTCGAAGATGCTCATCCAGGCCGCCACCGCCGCCAATCACGTCCGCGAAGCGGGGAAGTTCCACGTCGACGCCACCCTCGATGGCGTGGACTTCGCGGCCGTCGTCGACGGGATGGACGAGACCCTCTCGGCGCTAGCCGACGGCATGGAGGCCGGCTACCGCGGGAAGGAGGGGCTGACCATCTACGACGACGAGGCCGCATTCGTCGACGAACGAACCGTCGAGGTCGGCGGGGAGCGCGTCAGCGGCGAGCGGGTGGTCGTCGCCGCCGGCTCCCGACCGCTGGTCCCGCCCATCGACGGGCTCGACGAGGTGGATTACCTCACCAGTACCGACGCCCTCTACCTCCGCGAGCAACCCGACAGCCTGGTCGTCATGGGCGGGGGGTACATCGCGGTCGAACTGGGCTACTTCTTCGAATCGATGGGGACCGACGTGACCGTCATCGAGATGATGGACAGCCTGGTCCCCCGCGAGGACCCCGAGGTCGCGGAGGCGTTCACCGAGATCGCTCGCGGGCGCCACGAGGTCTACACCGGCCACCGCGTGACAGCCGTCGAGCCCGACGGCGACGGGGTCCGGGTCCACGCCGAGACCGAGGGCGGCGAGGCCGTCGCGGTCGGGGGCGACGAGCTGCTGGTCGCGCTGGGTCGCCGGCCCAACACGGACACGCTGAACGTCGAGGCCGCCGGCATCGAGACCGACGATGCGGGCTTCGTCGTGACCGACGACCGGCTGCGGACCAGCGCCGAGGGCGTGTGGGCGCAGGGCGACATCGCCGACAACGCGATGTTCAAACACTCCGGGGACCACGAGACCGAGGTGACCGTCGCGAACGTCGTCCACGAGGAGGGTGCGACAGTCGACTTCGCCGCGATGCCACACGCCATCTTCACCGAGCCACAGATCGCCGGCGTCGGCAGGACAGAAGCCGAGCTGGAAGAAGCGGGCGTCGACTACGAGGTCGGCCACCAGTCCCTGCCCGAGACGCCGATGGGGCGGGCAAAGAAACTGGAGGAGGGGTTCGTGAAGGTGCTCGCGGCCCCGGACGGCGAGGTGCTTGGCTGTCACATCCTGGGCTACGAGGCCTCCACCATGATCCACGAGGTGGTCGTCGGGATGCGCCGCGGGGAGGGGACCGTCGAGGATATCGCCGACACCATCCACGCCCACCCGACGCTGAACAAGGCGGTCGAGTACGCCTTCGACGAGCTGGCCTGA
- a CDS encoding winged helix-turn-helix transcriptional regulator, whose protein sequence is MSSEPQRRADREVPLFTDPGDVLLSMQAVVGRKWQPVIVYHLLEAGPLGFSALKDRTGGISSKMLSESLDDLEAAGLVAREVVSDKPVRVEYTLTEDGESLEGLVREMVSWGSRHIDDAAGEEAGLVLEGAR, encoded by the coding sequence ATGAGCTCCGAACCACAACGGCGAGCCGACCGCGAGGTGCCACTGTTCACCGACCCCGGGGACGTGTTGCTGTCGATGCAGGCCGTCGTCGGGCGGAAGTGGCAACCGGTCATCGTCTACCACCTGCTCGAGGCGGGGCCGCTGGGGTTCAGCGCGCTCAAGGACCGCACCGGCGGCATCTCCTCGAAGATGCTCTCGGAGAGTCTGGACGACCTGGAAGCAGCCGGGCTGGTCGCCCGCGAGGTTGTCAGCGACAAGCCCGTCCGCGTCGAGTACACGCTCACCGAGGACGGCGAGAGCCTGGAGGGGCTGGTCCGGGAGATGGTCTCGTGGGGCAGCCGGCACATCGACGACGCGGCCGGTGAGGAAGCCGGCCTCGTCCTGGAGGGGGCACGATGA
- a CDS encoding helix-turn-helix domain-containing protein: MEPSGDTNTEPHSEADPDRSETGAGGGMEPDGGDARDGGPGLGRLAEGAEVDFGDREYGVYECTDCENVVLSLRDAEGMVCHGQEMQRVTEHAMDIQPPDLREVLLDAFGLPKVGLDICLCVIGEGPVPPAEVAEALDYDTSTVRTYLNELVDLGLLTRSQLNRESGGFVNVYHSVDLAEMRRETLVGFYVWAGEAASLIEQANLTKKDYLEESHEEGLEEVFWEEFRGRTGGPEDG, translated from the coding sequence ATGGAACCCTCCGGAGACACGAACACCGAACCCCACAGCGAGGCGGATCCGGACCGCAGCGAAACGGGGGCAGGCGGCGGGATGGAACCCGACGGCGGCGACGCACGGGACGGCGGACCGGGGCTGGGCAGGCTGGCCGAGGGTGCCGAAGTCGACTTCGGCGACCGGGAGTACGGCGTCTACGAGTGTACCGACTGCGAGAACGTCGTGCTCTCCTTGCGGGACGCCGAGGGGATGGTCTGTCACGGCCAGGAGATGCAGCGGGTGACCGAACACGCCATGGACATCCAGCCGCCGGATTTGCGGGAGGTGTTGCTGGACGCGTTCGGCCTGCCGAAGGTCGGGCTGGACATCTGTCTGTGTGTCATCGGCGAGGGACCGGTCCCGCCCGCGGAGGTCGCCGAAGCCCTCGACTACGACACCTCGACCGTCCGGACTTACCTGAACGAACTCGTCGACCTGGGGCTGCTCACCAGGTCACAGCTCAACCGCGAGAGCGGCGGCTTCGTCAACGTCTACCACTCAGTTGACCTGGCGGAGATGCGCCGGGAGACGCTCGTGGGCTTTTACGTCTGGGCGGGCGAGGCCGCCTCGCTCATCGAGCAGGCGAACCTCACGAAGAAGGACTACCTCGAAGAGAGTCACGAGGAGGGGCTCGAGGAGGTCTTCTGGGAGGAGTTCCGGGGCAGGACGGGTGGCCCGGAGGACGGGTAG